In one window of Thermoplasmata archaeon DNA:
- the rpe gene encoding ribulose-phosphate 3-epimerase, translating into MGIKIAPSILSARFDRLGEQVLEAVGAGADMLHIDVMDGHFVPNVTMGPALVKSIRPLTKVPFDAHLMVTHPQNFVEAFVEAGVDDLTVHVESDHDVRTTIKLIRDHGIAPGLVLNPATPFERGKPFLPDADLLLIMTVHPGFSGQAFRADVVPKIREARAYIDRERLETELQVDGGIKVDTAPIVAEAGADILVSGSGIFPDRIAENLKAIRAGAEKAARGRAAHL; encoded by the coding sequence ATGGGCATCAAGATCGCCCCCTCGATCCTCTCCGCCCGCTTCGATCGGCTCGGGGAGCAAGTGCTGGAGGCCGTGGGGGCCGGCGCGGACATGCTCCACATCGACGTCATGGACGGACACTTCGTGCCGAACGTCACGATGGGACCCGCGCTGGTGAAATCGATCCGGCCGCTGACGAAGGTCCCGTTCGACGCACACCTGATGGTGACCCACCCGCAGAACTTCGTGGAGGCGTTCGTCGAGGCGGGCGTCGACGACCTGACGGTCCATGTGGAGAGCGATCACGACGTCCGCACGACGATCAAACTCATCCGCGACCACGGAATCGCCCCGGGACTCGTGCTGAACCCCGCCACGCCGTTCGAGAGGGGCAAGCCGTTCCTCCCCGACGCGGACTTGCTCCTCATCATGACGGTCCATCCGGGCTTCTCGGGCCAGGCGTTCCGCGCCGACGTCGTGCCGAAGATTCGCGAGGCGCGAGCGTACATCGATCGAGAGCGGCTCGAGACCGAGCTCCAAGTCGACGGAGGGATCAAGGTGGACACCGCGCCGATCGTCGCGGAGGCAGGGGCGGACATCCTCGTTTCGGGCTCCGGGATTTTTCCGGACCGCATCGCGGAGAATCTGAAAGCGATCCGAGCGGGCGCAGAAAAGGCGGCCCGAGGTCGTGCCGCCCATCTTTGA